A genomic region of Solanum stenotomum isolate F172 unplaced genomic scaffold, ASM1918654v1 scaffold25311, whole genome shotgun sequence contains the following coding sequences:
- the LOC125851374 gene encoding glycine-rich protein DC9.1-like isoform X1, with amino-acid sequence MMGSKAFIFLCLFVAICAIISSEVVARELAETSLESDNKNDEHTDGRGGYNGYKPPHDEYNNGYKPPGGGYKPPGSGYKPPGGGYKPPSRGYKPPGGGYKPPHGEYKPPGGGYKLPHGEYKPPHGGYKPPDGGYNPSHDEYKPPSDGHHPPGGGGGGHHPPHGGYNPPGLRP; translated from the exons atgatgggTTCCAAGGCATTTATATTTCTTTGCCTTTTTGTGGCTATTTGTGCAATCATAAGCTCTGAGGTTGTAGCTAGAGAGTTAGCGGAGACTT CATTGGAATCAGATAACAAGAATGATGAACACACTGACGGACGCGGCGGATATAACGGATATAAACCCCCACATGACGAATACAACAATGGATATAAACCTCCTGGTGGCGGATATAAGCCTCCTGGTAGCGGATATAAGCCTCCAGGTGGCGGGTATAAGCCTCCGAGTCGTGGATATAAGCCTCCAGGTGGTGGATATAAGCCTCCACATGGTGAATATAAGCCTCCAGGTGGTGGATATAAACTCCCACATGGTGAATATAAGCCTCCACATGGTGGATATAAACCTCCAGATGGCGGATACAACCCTTCACATGACGAATACAAACCACCCAGTGACGGACATCACCCCCCAGGTGGTGGTGGTGGCGGACATCACCCCCCACATGGTGGATATAACCCTCCAGGTTTGAGGCCATGA
- the LOC125851373 gene encoding uncharacterized protein LOC125851373 — MMGSKTILFLGILLAIFAMISSDTSVKLDNKNDEYHDGYNGIGGYFGDGHGEYNSGYKLRGGENKPPYDGYNPPSGEYNPPHDKYKPPSDEYKPPGGKYNPPHDKYKPSSYEYKPPGDKYNPPHDKYKPPSDEYKPPGDKYKSPHDKYKPPSDEYKPPGDKYNPPHDKYKPPSDEYKPPGDKYKPPSEEYKPPGDKYKPPSEEYKPLGDKYKPPHDKYKPPSDEYKPPSDKYKPPGDEYKSPSDKYNSSHDKYKPPSDKYNPPHGKYKPPSNEYKPSGDKHSPPHDKYKPPNDEYKPSSGGYNPLIGGHE; from the exons atgatgggTTCCAAGACAATTCTATTTCTTGGCATTCTTTTGGCTATTTTTGCAATGATAAGCTCAGACACCT CAGTGAAATTGGATAATAAGAATGATGAATACCATGATGGATATAATGGTATTGGCGGATATTTTGGTGATGGACATGGCGAATATAATAGTGGATATAAGCTTCGAGGTGGTGAAAATAAACCTCCATATGACGGATACAATCCTCCGAGTGGCGAatacaatcccccacatgataAATATAAACCCCCTAGTGATGAATACAAACCTCCAGGTGGCAAATATAATCCTCCACATGACAAATATAAACCTTCTAGTTATGAATACAAACCTCCAGGTGACAAATATAACCCCCCACATGATAAATATAAACCCCCTAGTGACGAATACAAACCTCCAGGTGACAAATATAAATCCCCACATGACAAATACAAACCCCCTAGTGACGAATACAAACCTCCAGGTGACAAGTATAACCCCCCACATGACAAATATAAACCTCCTAGTGATGAATACAAACCTCCAGGTGACAAATATAAACCTCCTAGCGAAGAATACAAACCTCCAGGTGACAAATATAAACCCCCTAGCGAAGAATACAAACCACTAGGTGACAAATATAAACCCCCACATGACAAATACAAACCCCCTAGTGACGAATACAAACCTCCAAGTGACAAGTATAAACCCCCTGGTGACGAATACAAATCTCCAAGTGACAAATATAACTCCTCACATGACAAATACAAACCCCCTAGTGACAAATATAATCCCCCACACGGTAAATATAAACCCCCTAGTAATGAATATAAACCTTCAGGTGACAAACATAGTCCCCCACATGATAAATATAAGCCCCCTAATGACGAATACAAACCTTCAAGTGGTGGATACAATCCTCTCATTGGTGGCCATGAGTAA
- the LOC125851374 gene encoding glycine-rich protein DC9.1-like isoform X4 — MMGSKAFIFLCLFVAICAIISSEVVARELAETYNKNDEHTDGRGGYNGYKPPHDEYNNGYKPPGGGYKPPSRGYKPPGGGYKPPHGEYKPPGGGYKLPHGEYKPPHGGYKPPDGGYNPSHDEYKPPSDGHHPPGGGGGGHHPPHGGYNPPGLRP, encoded by the exons atgatgggTTCCAAGGCATTTATATTTCTTTGCCTTTTTGTGGCTATTTGTGCAATCATAAGCTCTGAGGTTGTAGCTAGAGAGTTAGCGGAGACTT ATAACAAGAATGATGAACACACTGACGGACGCGGCGGATATAACGGATATAAACCCCCACATGACGAATACAACAATGGATATAAACCTCCTG GTGGCGGGTATAAGCCTCCGAGTCGTGGATATAAGCCTCCAGGTGGTGGATATAAGCCTCCACATGGTGAATATAAGCCTCCAGGTGGTGGATATAAACTCCCACATGGTGAATATAAGCCTCCACATGGTGGATATAAACCTCCAGATGGCGGATACAACCCTTCACATGACGAATACAAACCACCCAGTGACGGACATCACCCCCCAGGTGGTGGTGGTGGCGGACATCACCCCCCACATGGTGGATATAACCCTCCAGGTTTGAGGCCATGA
- the LOC125851374 gene encoding glycine-rich protein DC9.1-like isoform X6 produces MMGSKAFIFLCLFVAICAIISSEVVARELAETYNKNDEHTDGRGGYNGYKPPHDEYNNGYKPPGGGYKPPGGGYKPPHGEYKPPGGGYKLPHGEYKPPHGGYKPPDGGYNPSHDEYKPPSDGHHPPGGGGGGHHPPHGGYNPPGLRP; encoded by the exons atgatgggTTCCAAGGCATTTATATTTCTTTGCCTTTTTGTGGCTATTTGTGCAATCATAAGCTCTGAGGTTGTAGCTAGAGAGTTAGCGGAGACTT ATAACAAGAATGATGAACACACTGACGGACGCGGCGGATATAACGGATATAAACCCCCACATGACGAATACAACAATGGATATAAACCTCCTGGTGGCGGATATAAGCCTCCTG GTGGTGGATATAAGCCTCCACATGGTGAATATAAGCCTCCAGGTGGTGGATATAAACTCCCACATGGTGAATATAAGCCTCCACATGGTGGATATAAACCTCCAGATGGCGGATACAACCCTTCACATGACGAATACAAACCACCCAGTGACGGACATCACCCCCCAGGTGGTGGTGGTGGCGGACATCACCCCCCACATGGTGGATATAACCCTCCAGGTTTGAGGCCATGA
- the LOC125851374 gene encoding glycine-rich protein DC9.1-like isoform X2, translating into MMGSKAFIFLCLFVAICAIISSEVVARELAETYNKNDEHTDGRGGYNGYKPPHDEYNNGYKPPGGGYKPPGSGYKPPGGGYKPPSRGYKPPGGGYKPPHGEYKPPGGGYKLPHGEYKPPHGGYKPPDGGYNPSHDEYKPPSDGHHPPGGGGGGHHPPHGGYNPPGLRP; encoded by the exons atgatgggTTCCAAGGCATTTATATTTCTTTGCCTTTTTGTGGCTATTTGTGCAATCATAAGCTCTGAGGTTGTAGCTAGAGAGTTAGCGGAGACTT ATAACAAGAATGATGAACACACTGACGGACGCGGCGGATATAACGGATATAAACCCCCACATGACGAATACAACAATGGATATAAACCTCCTGGTGGCGGATATAAGCCTCCTGGTAGCGGATATAAGCCTCCAGGTGGCGGGTATAAGCCTCCGAGTCGTGGATATAAGCCTCCAGGTGGTGGATATAAGCCTCCACATGGTGAATATAAGCCTCCAGGTGGTGGATATAAACTCCCACATGGTGAATATAAGCCTCCACATGGTGGATATAAACCTCCAGATGGCGGATACAACCCTTCACATGACGAATACAAACCACCCAGTGACGGACATCACCCCCCAGGTGGTGGTGGTGGCGGACATCACCCCCCACATGGTGGATATAACCCTCCAGGTTTGAGGCCATGA
- the LOC125851374 gene encoding glycine-rich protein DC9.1-like isoform X5, translating into MMGSKAFIFLCLFVAICAIISSEVVARELAETSLESDNKNDEHTDGRGGYNGYKPPHDEYNNGYKPPGGGYKPPGGGYKPPHGEYKPPGGGYKLPHGEYKPPHGGYKPPDGGYNPSHDEYKPPSDGHHPPGGGGGGHHPPHGGYNPPGLRP; encoded by the exons atgatgggTTCCAAGGCATTTATATTTCTTTGCCTTTTTGTGGCTATTTGTGCAATCATAAGCTCTGAGGTTGTAGCTAGAGAGTTAGCGGAGACTT CATTGGAATCAGATAACAAGAATGATGAACACACTGACGGACGCGGCGGATATAACGGATATAAACCCCCACATGACGAATACAACAATGGATATAAACCTCCTGGTGGCGGATATAAGCCTCCTG GTGGTGGATATAAGCCTCCACATGGTGAATATAAGCCTCCAGGTGGTGGATATAAACTCCCACATGGTGAATATAAGCCTCCACATGGTGGATATAAACCTCCAGATGGCGGATACAACCCTTCACATGACGAATACAAACCACCCAGTGACGGACATCACCCCCCAGGTGGTGGTGGTGGCGGACATCACCCCCCACATGGTGGATATAACCCTCCAGGTTTGAGGCCATGA
- the LOC125851374 gene encoding glycine-rich protein DC9.1-like isoform X3: MMGSKAFIFLCLFVAICAIISSEVVARELAETSLESDNKNDEHTDGRGGYNGYKPPHDEYNNGYKPPGGGYKPPSRGYKPPGGGYKPPHGEYKPPGGGYKLPHGEYKPPHGGYKPPDGGYNPSHDEYKPPSDGHHPPGGGGGGHHPPHGGYNPPGLRP; this comes from the exons atgatgggTTCCAAGGCATTTATATTTCTTTGCCTTTTTGTGGCTATTTGTGCAATCATAAGCTCTGAGGTTGTAGCTAGAGAGTTAGCGGAGACTT CATTGGAATCAGATAACAAGAATGATGAACACACTGACGGACGCGGCGGATATAACGGATATAAACCCCCACATGACGAATACAACAATGGATATAAACCTCCTG GTGGCGGGTATAAGCCTCCGAGTCGTGGATATAAGCCTCCAGGTGGTGGATATAAGCCTCCACATGGTGAATATAAGCCTCCAGGTGGTGGATATAAACTCCCACATGGTGAATATAAGCCTCCACATGGTGGATATAAACCTCCAGATGGCGGATACAACCCTTCACATGACGAATACAAACCACCCAGTGACGGACATCACCCCCCAGGTGGTGGTGGTGGCGGACATCACCCCCCACATGGTGGATATAACCCTCCAGGTTTGAGGCCATGA